The following coding sequences are from one Paenibacillus sp. FSL R5-0912 window:
- a CDS encoding nucleotidyltransferase domain-containing protein, with protein sequence MKFTETMLNNYSQPLSQTEDQQCKNAISMVVNALKPLGFQEKRNSVEPMYAETYAYFQELESSSGKKIKVFLQGSYANNTNVRTQSDVDIAVVEEDVFQTHYRAGVSNSNYGFVTVQAQAKTFKDEIEDALRERFGSDVKRKNKSIKINGNSYRKDADSVPCRRYKDFRYDYSNNPMNYVGGITIIADSGEEIINYPEQHIKNGKEKNVATNHYYKKMVRIIKKIRYLMDENGIPSANNVSSFALESLLWNIPTEYYLEYKEHRKVFMFYMLMRHLQNKQSELTYYKEANGIKLLCPTSDSIEKMKLFISDLTEFYEYD encoded by the coding sequence ATGAAATTTACTGAGACTATGTTAAATAATTATTCCCAGCCCCTAAGTCAAACTGAGGATCAGCAATGCAAAAATGCAATTAGTATGGTTGTGAACGCTTTAAAACCATTGGGCTTCCAAGAAAAAAGAAACAGTGTGGAGCCCATGTATGCTGAAACATATGCATATTTCCAAGAGCTTGAATCTTCATCTGGGAAAAAAATCAAGGTTTTTCTACAAGGTTCGTACGCAAACAATACTAATGTGAGAACACAAAGTGATGTAGATATTGCTGTTGTAGAGGAAGATGTATTTCAAACCCATTATAGAGCGGGTGTTAGTAATTCGAATTATGGATTTGTAACCGTTCAAGCTCAAGCCAAAACCTTCAAAGATGAAATTGAAGATGCATTAAGAGAACGTTTTGGTTCAGATGTAAAAAGAAAAAATAAATCTATTAAGATAAATGGAAACTCATATCGAAAAGATGCTGACTCAGTACCTTGCCGCAGATATAAGGATTTCCGTTATGATTATAGTAACAATCCAATGAATTATGTAGGAGGAATTACTATCATTGCGGATTCGGGAGAGGAAATTATAAATTATCCGGAACAACATATAAAAAATGGTAAAGAAAAAAATGTTGCCACTAATCACTACTATAAGAAAATGGTTCGTATTATCAAAAAAATTCGTTACTTAATGGATGAAAACGGTATACCCTCTGCTAATAATGTTAGTTCATTTGCGTTAGAGTCATTACTGTGGAATATACCAACAGAGTATTATTTGGAGTATAAAGAACATCGTAAAGTTTTTATGTTTTACATGTTAATGCGCCATTTGCAAAATAAACAAAGTGAACTTACTTATTATAAAGAAGCCAATGGCATTAAATTATTGTGCCCGACCAGCGATAGTATTGAGAAAATGAAATTATTTATTTCTGATCTAACTGAATTCTATGAATACGATTAA
- a CDS encoding IS3 family transposase, with protein sequence MENHRSEFRLEKMCKILQVSRSGYYKWRTGSPSTAYKLRKAAILKRINYHFKDQKGRYGSPKITRLLHQEGFTITERTVSVYMRQMKLRSIVSKTYRVQTTSSNPNHPIAPNTLNQQFKVLTPNTVWVTDITYIPCRGGRLYLASVMDLCTREIVGWRLYDHMETRLVLDALQDAYTAKRPGKGLLHHSDRGSQYTSHEYRDQLKAYHMEASMSRKGNCYDNACMESWHSLLKKELIYCNPRFKNKEQAYTALFQYIEFYYNRKRIHSALGYLSPARFAEQFNRKSVA encoded by the coding sequence ATGGAGAACCATCGCTCCGAGTTCCGCTTGGAGAAGATGTGCAAAATCCTACAGGTGTCCAGGAGCGGATACTATAAGTGGCGGACAGGATCCCCTTCAACAGCGTATAAGCTTCGAAAAGCGGCGATCCTGAAGCGAATAAACTATCACTTCAAGGATCAGAAGGGGCGATATGGGAGTCCCAAGATCACCCGGCTGCTGCACCAAGAGGGCTTTACCATTACGGAACGTACCGTAAGTGTGTATATGCGGCAAATGAAGCTCCGCTCCATTGTATCCAAGACGTATCGTGTCCAGACTACCAGCTCCAACCCTAACCATCCGATTGCCCCGAATACCTTGAACCAGCAGTTTAAAGTCCTTACACCCAATACAGTATGGGTGACAGACATTACGTATATTCCATGCCGTGGGGGCCGGCTGTACCTGGCGAGCGTCATGGATCTGTGTACGCGTGAAATTGTAGGATGGCGTTTATACGACCATATGGAAACCCGTCTGGTCCTGGATGCCTTACAGGATGCCTACACTGCTAAACGGCCGGGAAAAGGACTCTTGCACCACTCGGACCGGGGTTCCCAGTACACCTCTCACGAGTACCGTGACCAATTGAAGGCTTACCACATGGAAGCAAGCATGAGCCGCAAAGGGAACTGCTACGATAACGCCTGTATGGAGTCCTGGCATAGCCTTTTAAAGAAAGAACTCATCTACTGCAATCCGCGTTTCAAAAACAAGGAGCAGGCGTACACGGCTCTTTTTCAATATATTGAGTTTTACTACAACCGCAAGCGAATCCACAGTGCACTAGGGTATCTTTCGCCTGCCCGTTTTGCCGAGCAATTTAACAGAAAATCGGTCGCGTGA
- a CDS encoding discoidin domain-containing protein: protein MSHSLQKNIKVRVGIVLAIVLFLSLINTASVTNAATVISKVSITDAGRSYLEVDGKPFNPIAVQLRVDRMLWYGGKTLADTAAFYTDAKDQGFNTISIPLPWSQMEPTQNNYDWTWLDSFITNSKNNGLKLEILWFGTLVAGSGCSNFLPSYITSDTSTYTRHINSDGSIYSYNNGYDGTCTGYSFADADTLNREKVALEAILNHLASFDTAHTTIGIQVNNESMVNALACSGGGEWDRSYDPETTAAYNASGYTNGAAFAEHQLAIYQDQLAQVIKQSNYSVYTRMNYWCQNASIINNLLNYAPNIDFWGNDPYTAQINNIQNSINPSTKFLSISENSPYTNTPYLYLAAYDKGAVHYAIYQMAFQSIDGEGMVNLDHTWRPHAAIIAAANHQLAKEPLLTTYKSGTDISYFYNPNSTSSETKSIGFDVNFSTTNSGLGVALKTNSDIMLMGLGGGGTFRVTNRIPNSAEIGYYDANHNWVSTGSKSVTNNTDGTFSVNISGTEYVRLHYNNGIPAGPANLALTATASTTSNNGNGPASNVNDGTSAGIISIDNPGFPQYVTLNWNAGQSFNTVKLFSNYAQGQAPTNWDIQVSADGSTNWTTVASSGTVNWTTNGTAEAKEISFNQVTNKKGVRIKINSANLTWSHYAIEELSVYNNNIALFAIPSTTSNDGQFPTGNVNDGDPRTGVVSMNNPSSPQYVTLNWGTAQTVSAVNLSSTYAQGQAPTNWDIQVSANGSTNWTTVASSGAVAWSTNGPTDSRLLSFTPVNNVQGVRVKINSANLTWSHYAIAEIEVFN from the coding sequence ATGAGCCATTCTTTACAAAAGAATATTAAAGTGCGCGTAGGGATAGTGTTGGCGATCGTTCTATTCTTAAGTCTAATAAATACTGCCTCTGTTACGAATGCGGCAACGGTTATTTCCAAGGTTTCGATTACAGACGCAGGGAGGTCATACCTCGAAGTGGACGGCAAGCCGTTTAATCCAATTGCTGTCCAATTGAGAGTTGACCGTATGCTATGGTATGGCGGAAAAACATTAGCGGATACTGCCGCTTTTTATACAGATGCAAAGGATCAGGGCTTTAATACGATAAGCATTCCCTTGCCATGGAGCCAGATGGAGCCTACGCAGAACAATTATGATTGGACCTGGCTGGATTCCTTTATCACTAATAGTAAAAACAATGGACTGAAACTTGAAATTTTATGGTTCGGCACGCTTGTGGCCGGTAGTGGTTGTTCTAACTTCCTGCCGTCTTATATCACAAGCGATACTTCGACGTATACCAGACATATTAATAGTGACGGTTCTATCTATTCATATAATAACGGGTACGATGGAACTTGTACGGGATACAGCTTTGCAGACGCAGACACGTTGAACCGGGAAAAGGTAGCGTTAGAGGCTATTTTGAACCATTTGGCTTCCTTTGATACCGCTCATACGACAATAGGAATCCAGGTTAATAACGAGTCTATGGTAAATGCGCTGGCATGCAGCGGAGGTGGGGAGTGGGACCGTTCCTACGATCCGGAAACAACGGCGGCTTATAATGCCTCTGGTTATACAAATGGGGCTGCATTCGCAGAGCATCAGCTCGCCATTTATCAAGATCAGCTAGCTCAGGTCATCAAACAAAGTAATTATTCCGTTTACACGCGAATGAATTACTGGTGCCAGAATGCTTCAATTATTAATAATTTGCTAAACTATGCCCCTAATATAGACTTCTGGGGGAATGATCCCTATACTGCGCAAATTAATAATATCCAAAACTCAATAAACCCTTCGACTAAATTTCTGTCAATTTCAGAAAACAGTCCATATACAAATACCCCTTATCTATATTTAGCTGCTTATGATAAGGGAGCCGTACATTATGCGATTTATCAAATGGCATTTCAATCCATTGACGGAGAAGGGATGGTGAATCTGGACCATACCTGGAGACCGCATGCTGCCATTATTGCCGCTGCCAATCATCAATTGGCGAAAGAGCCCTTGTTAACAACCTATAAATCAGGAACCGATATTAGCTACTTCTACAATCCCAATTCAACGAGCAGTGAAACCAAATCAATCGGCTTTGATGTGAACTTCAGTACGACTAATTCCGGATTGGGCGTAGCGCTTAAAACAAACAGTGATATCATGCTTATGGGTTTAGGCGGAGGCGGTACATTTAGAGTTACGAACAGAATACCGAATTCAGCAGAAATTGGTTATTATGATGCTAATCACAATTGGGTATCGACGGGTTCCAAAAGCGTTACAAATAATACAGATGGTACGTTCTCTGTAAATATAAGCGGAACAGAATACGTTAGACTTCATTACAATAACGGTATTCCGGCAGGTCCAGCCAATCTCGCTTTAACTGCCACTGCAAGCACAACAAGCAATAATGGCAATGGGCCGGCAAGTAATGTCAATGACGGGACGAGTGCGGGAATTATTAGCATCGACAACCCCGGATTTCCGCAATATGTTACCTTAAATTGGAACGCCGGGCAATCCTTTAACACTGTAAAACTATTTTCAAACTATGCTCAAGGTCAAGCTCCGACAAACTGGGATATCCAGGTATCGGCTGACGGAAGCACGAATTGGACAACAGTAGCCTCTTCAGGAACCGTTAACTGGACTACGAACGGCACCGCAGAAGCCAAAGAAATCTCCTTTAATCAGGTGACCAACAAGAAGGGGGTAAGAATCAAGATTAACAGTGCTAATCTAACTTGGTCACACTATGCTATAGAGGAGCTTTCGGTATACAATAATAACATTGCTCTGTTTGCTATCCCAAGTACGACCAGCAACGATGGCCAGTTTCCGACGGGCAATGTCAATGACGGTGATCCCAGAACGGGAGTCGTGAGCATGAATAACCCAAGCTCTCCACAGTATGTTACCTTGAATTGGGGTACGGCTCAGACAGTTAGTGCAGTAAACCTGTCTTCGACTTATGCTCAAGGCCAGGCCCCGACGAACTGGGATATCCAGGTGTCAGCAAACGGGAGTACCAATTGGACAACCGTAGCCTCTTCGGGTGCAGTGGCTTGGTCGACGAACGGTCCAACAGATTCCAGGCTGTTATCCTTTACTCCTGTTAACAATGTGCAAGGAGTTAGGGTTAAGATTAATAGTGCGAATCTCACATGGTCTCATTACGCAATAGCTGAGATAGAGGTATTTAACTGA
- a CDS encoding GDSL-type esterase/lipase family protein yields MIGKKIITLTTIALLICAVMLNLSTISKADGTNLALSATASTTSNGGQTATSNVNDGSNSTGLVSTDNPSFPQYVTLNWSTAQAFNAVTLSTNYAQGQGPTNWDIQLSADGSTNWTTVASSGTIAWTTNGFAESKQLTFTPVTHMKGVRIKINSANLSWSHYAVTEIEVVDTRIASPIKVAAVGDSITFGLGASNQPATSYPAQLQSLLGPGYVVNNYGVSGRTMLKKGDYPYWNEQVYSDSKNWLPDIVIIQLGTNDSKSENWQYKNEFISNYVEMINSYKNLPSHPKVYVALSPTVYPGVWGVYDSVVSGEVVPLTIQAAKQAGVPVIDNNTVTQNMIDNFPDHLHPNDSGYQVLAGNIYNSLTNLALGKPALASGSANGQGPELAFDGSTESDWVVPGETSWLQIDLGSLQPIGRYVVKHAGGYEFWAPQSLNTRDFKLQVSNDGNSWTDADTVTGNTADITERNVSASGRYVRLYITNPQTESTYRGARIYEFGIWENPVQISP; encoded by the coding sequence ATGATAGGCAAAAAAATAATAACCCTAACTACTATCGCCTTGTTGATCTGTGCGGTGATGTTAAACCTGTCGACAATCTCAAAAGCGGATGGAACAAATCTGGCATTGTCAGCAACAGCCAGCACAACAAGCAACGGCGGCCAAACTGCGACGAGTAATGTGAATGACGGCTCAAATTCAACAGGACTCGTTAGCACGGATAATCCAAGCTTTCCGCAGTACGTAACCTTGAATTGGAGTACAGCGCAAGCCTTCAATGCTGTAACACTCTCTACGAATTACGCTCAAGGCCAGGGTCCCACGAACTGGGATATACAGCTGTCTGCAGATGGCAGCACCAATTGGACAACGGTTGCCTCATCGGGAACAATTGCCTGGACGACTAACGGCTTTGCAGAATCCAAGCAGCTGACCTTTACCCCTGTCACTCATATGAAGGGAGTAAGGATTAAGATTAATAGTGCGAATCTCTCTTGGTCTCATTACGCAGTAACAGAGATCGAGGTCGTAGACACCAGGATAGCTTCCCCCATTAAAGTGGCTGCTGTCGGTGATAGTATCACATTTGGGTTAGGGGCTAGCAACCAGCCTGCAACAAGTTATCCGGCTCAGCTGCAGAGTTTGTTGGGTCCAGGGTATGTAGTGAACAATTACGGGGTATCCGGTAGGACGATGCTGAAAAAGGGTGACTACCCTTATTGGAATGAACAGGTGTACTCAGACAGTAAGAACTGGCTTCCTGATATTGTAATTATCCAGCTGGGTACGAACGACTCCAAATCAGAAAACTGGCAGTATAAGAATGAGTTTATCAGCAATTATGTAGAAATGATTAACAGTTACAAAAATTTGCCCTCACATCCTAAGGTTTATGTTGCGCTCAGTCCTACAGTGTATCCCGGGGTTTGGGGAGTATACGATTCCGTCGTAAGTGGGGAAGTTGTCCCGTTAACAATTCAGGCGGCCAAACAAGCAGGCGTGCCTGTGATCGATAATAATACGGTAACTCAAAACATGATTGATAATTTCCCGGATCATTTGCATCCGAATGATTCAGGATATCAAGTGCTTGCGGGCAACATTTACAATTCGCTGACCAATCTGGCATTGGGCAAACCAGCTTTGGCAAGCGGATCAGCCAATGGCCAAGGACCGGAACTGGCATTTGACGGTTCTACAGAGTCGGATTGGGTTGTACCTGGAGAGACGAGTTGGCTGCAGATTGATTTGGGATCTCTTCAGCCAATCGGCAGATATGTGGTCAAGCATGCAGGAGGCTATGAGTTTTGGGCGCCCCAAAGTCTTAACACAAGGGATTTTAAACTTCAGGTCAGTAACGATGGGAACTCTTGGACGGATGCTGATACGGTCACAGGGAATACAGCGGATATAACAGAGAGAAATGTCAGCGCAAGCGGCAGATACGTACGATTATATATTACAAATCCACAGACAGAATCAACATACAGAGGGGCAAGAATATATGAATTTGGCATTTGGGAAAATCCAGTGCAGATATCGCCTTGA
- a CDS encoding alpha/beta fold hydrolase yields MPIVDMPLNELYQYKGRNPKPADFDAYWERALAELRGVDPQVQLVPSDFQTPHAECMDLYYNGVRGARIHAKYIRPKGGEGPHPVVLLFHGYTSNAGDWSDKLSFASLGFSVLAMDVRGQGGTSEDPGGVKGTTLNGHIIRGLDDHPDNLLFRHIFLDTAQLARIAFELPDTDPARVYAAGGSQGGALTLACAALEPRISKLAPVFPFLCDYKRVWEMDLAKDAYQELRSFFRNHDPLHEQEEEIFTRLGYIDLQHLAGRIYGEVLMFIGLMDNVCPPSTQFAAYNKINAMKQLVVYPDYGHENLPGSNDMTMQFLLGKN; encoded by the coding sequence ATGCCAATTGTGGATATGCCGTTGAACGAATTGTACCAATACAAGGGGAGAAACCCCAAACCAGCCGATTTTGATGCCTACTGGGAGCGTGCGCTTGCAGAGCTGCGAGGTGTTGATCCACAGGTACAGCTTGTGCCAAGCGATTTTCAAACGCCCCATGCCGAATGCATGGACTTATATTATAACGGTGTCAGAGGGGCAAGGATTCACGCCAAATATATCCGTCCGAAGGGGGGGGAGGGACCTCATCCAGTAGTCCTTCTGTTTCATGGATACACCAGCAACGCCGGGGATTGGAGCGACAAGCTGAGCTTTGCTTCACTCGGGTTCTCTGTGCTGGCGATGGATGTGCGCGGACAAGGAGGTACCTCCGAGGACCCCGGCGGTGTCAAAGGAACCACCCTGAACGGCCATATTATCCGGGGGCTGGATGATCATCCCGACAACTTGCTGTTCCGGCATATCTTTCTGGATACAGCCCAGCTGGCCAGAATAGCGTTTGAGCTTCCCGATACCGACCCTGCCCGCGTCTACGCGGCAGGAGGTTCACAAGGCGGCGCGCTTACACTGGCTTGCGCGGCTCTGGAGCCCCGGATATCAAAGCTTGCTCCGGTATTTCCATTTCTGTGCGACTATAAAAGGGTGTGGGAGATGGATTTGGCCAAGGATGCGTACCAGGAGCTTCGCAGCTTCTTTAGGAATCATGACCCGCTGCATGAACAGGAGGAGGAGATTTTTACCCGGCTGGGTTATATCGATCTGCAGCATCTGGCGGGCCGGATTTACGGGGAGGTGCTGATGTTTATTGGTCTGATGGACAATGTCTGCCCGCCTTCTACCCAATTCGCTGCGTATAACAAAATAAATGCGATGAAACAGCTTGTGGTCTATCCTGACTACGGACATGAAAATTTGCCTGGATCAAACGACATGACGATGCAATTTCTGCTCGGAAAAAATTGA
- a CDS encoding carbohydrate ABC transporter permease, whose protein sequence is MKTLEANKRSDFFLELLMIVLAIGMVIPIYYLLITTFKSSSEATLHPLGLPAHWKFSGYADAWKAMNYPRVFMNNLLITVSSVLGVLLCASLAAYSFARHQTRLNNFLFYFFIIGVTVPFQVSIIPLFRLIRDLGLIDNPASVIFVNVFTLISFNIFLIKNFMTTVPIELEESASIDGCGVVGTFFRITLPLLLPVIATVAILNTLTTWNDFFTPLLFLQSREKGVILLEVYRNIGKFSVDWTAFFPMMVLGIAPLLLFYMFMQRYIISGIAAGALKG, encoded by the coding sequence TTGAAAACCTTAGAAGCTAACAAACGTTCAGATTTTTTCCTGGAGCTACTGATGATCGTTCTGGCGATCGGCATGGTTATACCGATTTATTATTTGCTGATAACAACGTTTAAAAGCTCGAGCGAGGCCACTCTGCACCCCTTGGGATTGCCTGCACATTGGAAATTTTCAGGGTATGCGGATGCATGGAAGGCAATGAACTATCCCCGCGTCTTTATGAACAATCTCCTCATCACTGTCAGCTCGGTGCTTGGGGTGCTGCTCTGCGCGTCACTTGCAGCTTATTCTTTCGCGAGGCATCAGACCCGGTTAAACAATTTTCTCTTTTATTTCTTTATCATTGGGGTTACCGTTCCTTTCCAGGTATCAATAATCCCGCTGTTCCGTCTCATTCGCGATCTGGGACTCATCGACAATCCTGCTTCTGTCATATTTGTTAATGTGTTTACGCTGATCTCGTTCAATATATTTCTGATCAAGAATTTCATGACCACCGTGCCAATTGAGCTTGAGGAATCCGCTTCTATTGATGGCTGCGGGGTTGTAGGCACCTTCTTTCGGATCACCCTGCCGCTTCTTCTTCCCGTAATCGCCACAGTCGCCATTCTAAATACGTTAACTACCTGGAACGACTTCTTTACTCCGCTGCTGTTTCTTCAGAGCCGTGAGAAAGGTGTCATCCTGCTTGAAGTGTACCGGAATATCGGTAAGTTTTCTGTGGACTGGACGGCCTTTTTCCCGATGATGGTTCTGGGTATCGCACCGCTCCTGCTGTTCTATATGTTCATGCAAAGATATATTATTAGCGGCATCGCTGCCGGGGCTTTGAAAGGGTGA
- a CDS encoding transposase, with protein sequence MGEHRQRYNEEFKKQTVQFIQEQTKTVADLAEELNIPKSTLHQWMSQYRELKHEPAASMDRVRELEAQLKEVNRLLQEKESKLSDVEEELAIVKKAVHIFSKPRN encoded by the coding sequence ATGGGAGAACATCGGCAACGCTATAACGAAGAGTTCAAAAAGCAGACCGTGCAGTTCATTCAAGAGCAAACGAAAACGGTGGCGGATTTGGCGGAAGAACTGAATATCCCCAAAAGCACGCTGCATCAGTGGATGAGCCAATACCGGGAACTGAAGCATGAACCGGCAGCCAGCATGGATCGGGTCCGGGAACTTGAAGCCCAGTTGAAAGAAGTGAACCGGCTACTGCAAGAGAAAGAGAGCAAGCTGTCCGATGTAGAGGAAGAACTCGCAATCGTAAAAAAAGCAGTGCACATCTTCAGCAAACCAAGGAACTGA
- a CDS encoding DUF5054 domain-containing protein: MSLSKSVNTQIETVHIVFKTHLDIGFTDFADHVIARYRSEYIPKAIALAEELAASSGPERFLWTTGSWLIHHVLRTGTPPEAERLKNAIEAGHIVWHGLPFTTHTELMDTSLFRYGLSLSSKMDLRFGKRTIAAKMTDVPGHTIAMIPHMAQAGLQYLHLGVNPASKVPSVPKVFRWLNEQDGSEIIVNYASNYGEEMILEGMNDVLIFAHTGDNCGPPSAGEIVRQFASLAAKYPNAEIKASTLNAFAEKLLMRREQLPVVREEIGDTWIHGAGTDPFKVSRYRELLRLKEKWLREERWTEESEEYIAFCESLLLIPEHTWGMDEKKHLCDFRNYSKGAFRSARQSDQVAEDAVPAKFAYIGAFAMDEADRLTQGASQEVNPSRSFSRFESSWEEQRNYVNEAVEALSESKRNEALAALASLSPKDSTLPDPVQLMVNTIYKLGAFEVSFGPDGSIRHLKDNRGKQWADQDFPLGLYAYETFGPANYEHWFGCYSENLAVTHPWADADFGKPGIELLDPRPANLLYTGKVASLQYHSLDAVDVLRVTLAMPEEASECYGAPRRLHLEYRFCREHSTIDLVLTWENKDANRLPEASWISFVPMLDNANRWRIDKMNQWVNPLEVVKDGNRYLHAVNRGMRYEGADGSLAISTLDAPLVSPGARRLLRFDNEFAQLDGGMHVNLHNNVWGTNFPMWYEDDASFRFKLNFGVAGSIDE; the protein is encoded by the coding sequence ATGTCGTTATCAAAGAGTGTGAATACCCAAATTGAAACCGTCCATATCGTATTCAAGACGCATTTGGATATCGGTTTTACGGACTTCGCAGATCATGTAATTGCCCGGTATCGGAGTGAGTATATTCCGAAAGCCATCGCACTGGCGGAAGAACTGGCAGCGAGCAGTGGACCTGAACGCTTCCTCTGGACGACGGGCTCTTGGTTGATTCACCATGTTTTACGGACTGGCACGCCGCCAGAGGCCGAGAGACTAAAGAATGCCATCGAAGCTGGTCATATCGTCTGGCATGGACTGCCGTTCACGACGCATACCGAGCTTATGGATACATCCTTGTTTCGATATGGACTGTCCCTATCCTCAAAGATGGACCTCAGGTTCGGGAAACGGACGATAGCGGCCAAAATGACGGATGTTCCGGGACATACGATTGCAATGATTCCTCATATGGCACAAGCGGGTCTTCAATACTTGCACCTCGGTGTGAACCCGGCGTCTAAGGTGCCATCCGTCCCCAAAGTGTTCCGCTGGCTGAATGAGCAGGACGGTTCGGAGATTATCGTTAATTATGCTTCCAACTATGGAGAAGAAATGATCCTCGAAGGAATGAATGATGTGCTAATCTTCGCGCATACCGGGGACAACTGCGGACCTCCATCTGCAGGGGAGATTGTCCGGCAATTCGCAAGTCTTGCGGCGAAGTACCCGAATGCCGAGATCAAGGCATCGACCCTCAACGCCTTTGCGGAGAAGTTGTTGATGCGCAGGGAGCAACTTCCCGTCGTCCGTGAGGAAATCGGGGATACATGGATTCACGGAGCAGGAACAGATCCGTTTAAGGTCTCGCGATACCGCGAGCTGCTGCGGCTGAAGGAGAAGTGGCTCCGGGAGGAAAGGTGGACGGAAGAATCGGAGGAGTATATTGCTTTCTGTGAGTCTCTGCTCCTTATTCCCGAGCATACATGGGGCATGGACGAAAAGAAGCACTTGTGCGATTTTCGGAACTATTCAAAGGGTGCCTTCCGGAGTGCAAGGCAGTCAGACCAGGTTGCGGAGGATGCAGTTCCGGCCAAATTTGCTTATATCGGAGCATTCGCGATGGATGAAGCGGACCGGTTAACCCAAGGCGCTTCCCAAGAGGTAAATCCATCCCGATCATTCTCCCGATTCGAGTCGTCTTGGGAGGAGCAGCGAAACTACGTAAATGAAGCGGTAGAAGCGTTAAGCGAATCGAAAAGGAATGAGGCGCTGGCCGCGCTGGCATCTCTTTCACCGAAAGACTCAACACTACCGGATCCGGTCCAACTTATGGTTAACACGATTTATAAGCTCGGTGCCTTCGAGGTTTCCTTCGGACCTGACGGTTCGATCCGTCACTTGAAAGACAACAGGGGAAAACAATGGGCTGACCAAGACTTCCCGCTTGGGCTGTATGCTTACGAAACGTTCGGCCCGGCCAATTATGAGCATTGGTTCGGCTGCTATTCAGAGAACCTGGCGGTCACCCATCCATGGGCGGATGCTGATTTTGGAAAGCCGGGAATCGAGCTGCTCGACCCACGGCCGGCCAATCTGCTATATACCGGGAAAGTCGCAAGTTTACAATATCATTCGTTAGATGCGGTGGATGTCTTACGCGTTACTCTCGCTATGCCTGAAGAAGCATCTGAATGCTATGGAGCACCGCGCAGACTTCACTTGGAATACCGTTTCTGCAGGGAACATTCAACAATCGATCTCGTGCTAACGTGGGAGAATAAGGATGCGAATCGTCTGCCAGAAGCATCATGGATTTCTTTCGTTCCAATGCTGGACAATGCCAATAGATGGCGTATTGACAAAATGAACCAATGGGTCAATCCGCTGGAAGTCGTAAAGGATGGCAATCGTTATCTTCATGCCGTGAACCGGGGAATGCGCTATGAGGGGGCGGACGGATCGCTGGCAATCAGCACGCTGGATGCCCCGCTTGTTTCGCCTGGAGCAAGACGGCTGCTTCGCTTCGATAACGAATTTGCTCAGCTGGACGGCGGGATGCATGTCAACCTGCATAACAACGTATGGGGGACTAATTTTCCAATGTGGTATGAAGATGACGCATCATTCCGCTTCAAGCTTAATTTCGGTGTAGCTGGTTCAATAGATGAATGA